From a single bacterium genomic region:
- a CDS encoding P-loop NTPase — translation MEELPSVSAGGGRKQATPQGHTSQSNLSDVKHIVAVSSGKGGVGKSTVTVNLAMALSRMGHSVGLMDADVYGPSIAKMLNGYMEPTQEGSKIKPLERYGLKFMSMAVLTHEDSPVIWRGPMASKLIQTFLTQVDWGELDYLLIDLPPGTGDVQLTLTQMAPLTGAVVVTTPQDVAINVTMRGIKMFDEVQVPIIGIVENMSGFVCNHCGEETAIFKKGGGQATAKRLGYPFLGGVPLDPKLALSADVGSPLTEDDAGSSKVAHAFKTIAQNVDATVEKLAKAEAENSISATQIDSKDKRVHITWSDGVESLLDSKELRYMCSCAACVDENTGKRIIKMEDIKDDIYPMGFRPIGKYGVQISWSDGHNTGIYTYDKLRHFSKD, via the coding sequence ATGGAAGAACTACCAAGCGTCAGTGCCGGTGGTGGCCGTAAACAAGCCACGCCACAAGGGCACACCTCACAAAGTAATTTATCTGATGTTAAACACATTGTTGCTGTATCCAGCGGGAAAGGTGGCGTAGGTAAATCTACGGTTACCGTTAATCTTGCCATGGCGCTCAGTCGCATGGGGCATTCGGTAGGCTTAATGGATGCCGATGTTTATGGCCCCTCTATTGCTAAAATGCTCAATGGCTACATGGAACCTACACAAGAAGGTTCAAAAATAAAGCCTTTGGAGCGCTACGGCTTAAAATTTATGTCCATGGCTGTATTAACTCATGAAGATAGCCCCGTAATATGGCGCGGCCCTATGGCCTCTAAACTGATTCAAACCTTTTTAACACAGGTAGATTGGGGTGAACTGGACTATTTACTGATTGATCTTCCGCCAGGAACCGGTGATGTTCAACTGACACTGACACAGATGGCTCCCTTAACCGGTGCTGTTGTTGTGACCACTCCTCAAGATGTGGCCATCAATGTAACCATGCGGGGAATTAAAATGTTTGATGAAGTCCAGGTCCCCATCATTGGTATTGTTGAAAACATGAGTGGTTTTGTCTGCAATCACTGTGGTGAAGAAACGGCTATTTTTAAAAAGGGTGGCGGTCAAGCCACTGCAAAGCGCTTGGGATACCCTTTTTTAGGAGGTGTTCCATTAGATCCTAAACTGGCTCTATCCGCTGATGTTGGATCTCCTTTAACTGAAGATGATGCCGGCTCCAGTAAAGTGGCGCACGCTTTTAAAACCATTGCCCAAAATGTTGATGCAACCGTAGAAAAACTGGCCAAAGCTGAAGCAGAAAACAGCATCAGTGCCACACAAATTGATAGCAAAGACAAACGAGTCCATATTACTTGGAGTGATGGTGTAGAATCGCTTTTGGATTCCAAAGAGCTACGTTACATGTGTTCCTGTGCTGCCTGCGTTGATGAAAACACCGGTAAACGCATAATTAAAATGGAAGACATTAAAGATGATATATATCCCATGGGGTTCAGACCCATAGGCAAATATGGCGTACAAATCTCATGGAGTGACGGCCATAACACTGGCATATACACGTATGATAAGTTGCGCCACTTTAGTAAAGACTAA
- a CDS encoding response regulator, with product MSRSKSYQKPYLGRVIVVEDDELLALKLGKDLSKKNINHILCSSYEEAMEHIDEGDSHAVVSDMYLNSEEPNGLKVVEYASNKGLPVVIITSALDLNIAKQGLNLGADHILEKPFEVEVLKKVLEDLWENPKGLIGRRERCFDRSGLTQKEREFARLILKGLSNKEIAEVMETTVSTVKFYTNQIFEKSNVGSRGELFNYIFPT from the coding sequence ATGTCTAGATCAAAATCATATCAAAAACCTTATTTGGGTCGAGTTATTGTGGTGGAAGATGATGAGCTGTTGGCGCTTAAGTTGGGTAAAGATTTAAGTAAAAAAAACATCAATCATATTTTATGCAGCTCTTATGAAGAAGCGATGGAGCATATTGATGAAGGTGATAGCCATGCTGTTGTGTCTGACATGTATCTTAATTCAGAAGAGCCCAACGGATTAAAGGTTGTTGAATATGCCAGTAATAAGGGCCTGCCTGTAGTCATCATTACCTCAGCCCTGGACTTAAATATTGCCAAACAGGGTTTGAATTTGGGGGCAGATCATATCCTTGAAAAGCCCTTTGAAGTTGAGGTGCTCAAAAAAGTTTTAGAGGATTTATGGGAAAACCCTAAAGGTTTGATTGGGCGTAGAGAACGTTGTTTTGATCGTTCTGGACTCACTCAAAAAGAAAGAGAGTTTGCAAGGCTGATTTTAAAAGGCTTGTCCAATAAGGAAATAGCAGAAGTTATGGAGACAACGGTATCTACGGTTAAGTTTTATACCAATCAGATTTTTGAAAAAAGTAATGTTGGTAGCCGCGGAGAGTTGTTTAACTATATTTTCCCAACATAG
- a CDS encoding DUF1328 domain-containing protein: MLNWVVTFLIIALIAAVFGFGGIAGASAGIAKIIFFVFLVAFAVSTIMNLVKK, from the coding sequence ATGTTGAATTGGGTTGTAACATTTTTAATTATTGCACTGATAGCTGCAGTGTTCGGTTTTGGCGGTATTGCTGGAGCATCTGCTGGAATAGCAAAGATCATTTTCTTTGTGTTTTTGGTGGCTTTTGCAGTATCAACCATAATGAACTTGGTTAAAAAATAA
- the erpA gene encoding iron-sulfur cluster insertion protein ErpA codes for MEIQLTDTAIAKGKSYLAQEQQKKGLRIYVEGGGCSGFQYGFSVDEAAEDDLILEFSGLTVLIDPISAPYIATSVIDYNEGLMNAGFVVRNPNAKTTCGCGSSFSMG; via the coding sequence ATGGAAATTCAATTAACAGATACAGCAATAGCAAAAGGTAAAAGTTACCTTGCGCAGGAGCAACAAAAAAAGGGTTTACGCATTTATGTTGAAGGCGGTGGATGTTCTGGCTTTCAGTACGGTTTCAGTGTGGATGAAGCCGCTGAGGATGATTTGATCTTAGAGTTTTCCGGTTTAACCGTTCTCATTGATCCCATCAGCGCGCCCTATATAGCAACCTCGGTCATTGATTACAATGAAGGCTTAATGAATGCAGGTTTTGTTGTGCGTAATCCCAATGCTAAAACAACCTGTGGCTGTGGATCATCATTCAGCATGGGGTAG
- the grxD gene encoding Grx4 family monothiol glutaredoxin: MNEVHQKIEEFVKKHPVVLFMKGTPDMPQCGFSAATVECLNATGVEYQSIDVLSDPQVRQGIKEYSNWPTIPQLYIKGEFVGGCDIVRDMFSKGELQEKLA; the protein is encoded by the coding sequence ATGAATGAAGTACATCAAAAAATAGAAGAGTTTGTGAAAAAGCATCCTGTGGTGTTGTTTATGAAAGGCACACCAGATATGCCCCAATGTGGGTTTTCTGCCGCCACGGTTGAATGTTTGAACGCTACCGGCGTGGAATATCAAAGCATTGATGTTTTGTCTGATCCACAAGTGAGACAGGGGATTAAAGAGTATTCCAACTGGCCAACCATTCCTCAACTTTATATCAAAGGTGAATTTGTTGGCGGTTGCGATATCGTGCGCGATATGTTCAGCAAAGGTGAGTTGCAAGAGAAGTTGGCTTAA
- a CDS encoding mechanosensitive ion channel family protein translates to MNDGYMEKQYSLENLLQIQNVLKILKDKLSLWLKSFIELIPNILLAGLVFCFFYLLALGLRKISPKIFSKISSNLAINNLLQTTLHMLILILGLFVALSILNLDKAVTSLLAGAGVIGIALGFAFQETSANFISGVLIAFRKPYTYNDIVKVEDILGKVEAINLRSTILTTFDGQHVVIPNRIMFTNPLWNYTKTSNRRVDLLCGVAYDSDLDLVEDTVRHALQSIKDRDESKDIEFYYDAFADSSINFSARVWIKYPYKANYLLAKHQMVKNIKKAFDDKGIVIPFPIRTLDFPQGIQTKVSELKK, encoded by the coding sequence ATGAATGATGGTTATATGGAAAAACAATACAGCCTGGAAAACTTATTGCAAATTCAAAATGTTCTAAAAATTTTGAAAGACAAGCTCAGTCTTTGGCTAAAGAGCTTTATTGAATTGATTCCAAATATATTGCTTGCGGGTTTAGTTTTTTGTTTTTTTTACCTGCTTGCACTGGGACTGAGAAAAATATCTCCAAAGATATTCAGTAAAATTTCCAGTAACTTGGCCATCAACAACTTGCTGCAAACGACATTGCATATGTTGATACTGATCCTTGGTTTGTTTGTTGCTCTAAGTATACTTAATTTGGATAAAGCTGTGACCTCGCTTTTGGCCGGTGCTGGTGTCATTGGTATTGCTTTAGGTTTTGCTTTTCAAGAAACGAGTGCAAATTTTATATCGGGTGTTCTGATTGCATTTAGAAAGCCTTATACCTATAACGATATAGTAAAGGTTGAAGATATTTTAGGTAAAGTTGAAGCCATTAATTTGCGTTCAACCATACTGACCACTTTTGATGGCCAACATGTTGTAATTCCCAATAGAATTATGTTCACCAACCCACTGTGGAACTATACCAAAACGTCTAACAGAAGAGTGGATTTGCTCTGTGGCGTTGCTTATGATTCAGATCTGGACTTGGTAGAAGATACAGTACGCCATGCTTTACAAAGTATAAAAGATAGAGATGAATCTAAAGACATAGAATTTTATTATGATGCCTTTGCTGATAGCTCTATTAACTTTAGTGCCAGGGTATGGATTAAATATCCATACAAAGCCAATTATTTATTGGCCAAGCATCAAATGGTAAAAAATATTAAAAAAGCCTTTGATGACAAAGGGATAGTGATACCTTTTCCCATCAGAACTTTGGACTTTCCTCAAGGTATTCAAACTAAGGTATCTGAATTGAAAAAATAG
- a CDS encoding PAS domain S-box protein: MKKTPSSSEQNNTLWLKSFLSYSKDAFIVCDTKLNILYANPKSSSFVNKKPSELIGSNISDCGIFGSLVSADLKAAIKKNKAQSYQYNYTHKKIEYIEVSYTPIPCDSSIQITLIIRDLTKKKRALEELELAKKRLELQSKALQHYNLVSESDLFGNIIYASESFLKLSGYTIEDILNKNYREFNSQHHDSKFFEKLWKTIIEGKVWSGLIKNKFKDKVVWLETIISPVYDKKGNISKFLCMQRDVSKKQFRFEEGQDFLLRFREAFMQSPIIFISLDLAGNIIFTNNFFSSLVEYEQNYLKGKNFIHTFIDPEEKNKIQRKILTLISKKSKAGSFKTKLLTSKNISHTIQWKASSTVDESNAVNGITLIGENVTEKNMQKNKLSSLEKNLAQQQKKTFSFITHQLKGGLNSIDAGLELLSDYDAIKNSKEIFNLTRKVKNRVKKLKTLNHTFLETLTNTHNNISIHKQRFNIYPIIKEALEENIQKSKTQASFEINFNPSDHSIDADPFIFKEILNNLINNSLKYAKNKQANLSVSAHPQKHFFILCLSDDGMGMTQEQANQAFVMFERGDSKKKGHGIGLQFCQDMMKKHRGKIWLETELKVGTRVFLCFPHKNQS, from the coding sequence ATGAAAAAAACACCCAGTTCTTCTGAACAAAACAATACTTTATGGTTAAAATCCTTTTTATCTTATTCCAAAGATGCTTTTATCGTATGCGATACAAAACTTAACATTTTATACGCTAATCCAAAAAGCTCTTCCTTCGTCAACAAAAAGCCCTCTGAACTTATAGGCTCCAATATAAGCGATTGTGGCATCTTTGGATCTTTGGTATCCGCTGATTTAAAAGCAGCCATCAAAAAAAATAAAGCTCAAAGCTACCAATACAATTATACCCACAAAAAAATTGAATACATTGAAGTTTCTTACACGCCTATCCCTTGCGATTCCTCAATACAAATAACACTGATTATAAGGGATCTCACCAAAAAAAAACGTGCCTTAGAAGAGCTAGAACTTGCAAAAAAGCGCTTAGAATTGCAATCAAAAGCCTTACAACATTATAATCTTGTCAGCGAGTCTGATTTATTTGGTAACATTATTTATGCCAGTGAAAGCTTTTTAAAGCTTTCTGGCTATACTATTGAAGATATTCTTAATAAAAACTACCGAGAGTTCAATTCTCAGCATCATGATTCTAAATTTTTTGAAAAACTTTGGAAAACAATCATTGAGGGTAAAGTTTGGTCTGGCTTAATAAAAAACAAATTTAAGGATAAAGTTGTATGGCTCGAAACCATCATATCTCCTGTTTATGACAAAAAGGGAAACATAAGCAAATTTTTATGCATGCAGCGAGATGTTAGCAAAAAACAATTTAGATTTGAAGAAGGCCAAGACTTTCTTCTCCGCTTTCGAGAGGCTTTCATGCAAAGCCCTATTATTTTCATCTCATTAGACTTGGCTGGAAACATTATTTTTACCAATAATTTTTTTTCAAGCTTGGTTGAATATGAACAAAACTATCTAAAAGGTAAAAACTTTATTCATACCTTTATCGATCCAGAAGAAAAAAATAAAATACAAAGAAAAATTTTAACTCTTATTTCTAAAAAATCTAAAGCCGGCTCTTTTAAGACCAAACTACTCACATCTAAAAATATAAGTCATACCATACAATGGAAAGCTTCTTCTACCGTTGACGAATCTAACGCAGTCAACGGCATTACTTTAATCGGTGAAAATGTAACAGAAAAAAACATGCAAAAAAACAAGCTATCGTCTTTAGAAAAAAACTTAGCCCAACAACAAAAAAAGACTTTTAGCTTTATCACACATCAGCTCAAAGGGGGCTTAAACAGTATAGATGCTGGCCTTGAACTTTTATCCGACTATGATGCTATTAAAAACAGTAAAGAAATTTTTAATCTTACACGTAAGGTTAAAAACAGAGTAAAAAAACTTAAAACTTTAAATCATACATTCTTAGAAACCTTAACAAACACTCACAACAATATTTCTATTCATAAACAGCGTTTCAACATTTACCCCATCATCAAAGAAGCCTTAGAAGAAAACATCCAAAAATCCAAAACCCAAGCCTCTTTTGAGATTAATTTTAATCCAAGTGACCATTCTATTGATGCGGATCCATTTATTTTTAAAGAAATTCTTAACAATTTAATCAACAATTCCCTTAAATATGCAAAGAATAAACAAGCCAATTTAAGTGTCAGCGCTCATCCCCAAAAACATTTTTTTATTCTGTGTCTATCGGATGACGGCATGGGCATGACCCAAGAACAAGCAAACCAAGCCTTTGTCATGTTTGAAAGAGGTGATTCAAAGAAAAAGGGACACGGTATTGGCTTACAATTTTGTCAAGACATGATGAAAAAACATCGGGGTAAAATATGGCTAGAAACAGAACTTAAGGTTGGGACTCGGGTTTTTTTGTGTTTCCCTCATAAAAATCAATCGTGA
- a CDS encoding TerC family protein, with the protein MLETLISLGALLFMEIVLGIDNVIFIAILVGHLPKEQQAKARTIGLALAMFARIALLFAISWVMGLTAPLFEVLGHAVSGRDLILLLGGLFLMAKATHEIVEKMEPTDESVTQKEIKQSFSWIIGQILLLDIVFSLDSVITAVGMVKEVWIMITAVVIALGVMIAFSGYISRLIERYPSLKILSLSFLILIGVMLMVEGMGQHFNKGYIYFAMAFSLTVEVINLRIRSKRLIVQGERENIRLS; encoded by the coding sequence ATGCTCGAAACATTGATCAGCTTGGGTGCTTTGTTGTTTATGGAAATTGTTCTTGGGATAGACAATGTTATTTTTATTGCTATCCTTGTTGGCCACCTGCCTAAAGAACAGCAGGCTAAAGCCAGAACCATTGGTTTAGCCTTGGCTATGTTTGCGCGTATTGCTTTGTTGTTTGCCATTTCCTGGGTCATGGGCTTAACAGCGCCTTTGTTTGAAGTATTAGGTCATGCGGTATCTGGACGTGATTTAATTCTGCTCTTGGGCGGTTTGTTTTTAATGGCCAAAGCCACGCATGAAATTGTTGAAAAAATGGAACCTACTGATGAATCGGTCACTCAAAAAGAAATCAAGCAGAGTTTTTCTTGGATTATTGGTCAGATTTTATTGCTGGATATTGTTTTTTCTCTGGATTCGGTGATTACCGCTGTGGGTATGGTCAAAGAAGTTTGGATTATGATTACAGCTGTGGTCATTGCTTTGGGGGTAATGATTGCTTTTTCTGGCTATATTTCCAGATTGATTGAACGTTATCCTAGTTTAAAAATCTTAAGTTTAAGTTTTTTGATCTTAATTGGTGTGATGCTGATGGTAGAGGGTATGGGACAACACTTTAACAAAGGCTACATTTATTTTGCCATGGCCTTCTCTCTCACTGTAGAAGTGATCAATTTAAGAATCAGAAGCAAACGATTAATAGTGCAAGGTGAGAGAGAAAACATAAGATTGAGTTAG
- a CDS encoding PA2169 family four-helix-bundle protein, translated as MNDKIIDNLNEILRGERSALETYVQVLSNTETSPKTNHLLQSKAEHIEAVQNLKQEISSLGGQPSEDSGAWGDWAKTITGTAHIFGDKTALKALKEGEEHGLKLYQELKKDHPEHQVTESIANKFIPRQKAHIDRIDSCLEDL; from the coding sequence ATGAATGACAAAATAATTGATAATTTAAATGAAATTTTACGGGGTGAACGCTCTGCACTTGAAACTTACGTACAAGTTTTATCGAATACAGAAACCTCACCTAAAACCAACCATCTATTACAGTCAAAAGCTGAACACATCGAAGCAGTACAAAATCTCAAGCAAGAGATCAGTTCTTTAGGTGGCCAGCCTTCCGAAGACAGTGGAGCTTGGGGGGATTGGGCCAAAACCATTACTGGTACAGCCCATATTTTTGGTGATAAAACTGCCCTCAAAGCTTTAAAAGAAGGTGAAGAACATGGTCTAAAACTTTATCAAGAGCTTAAAAAAGACCACCCTGAGCATCAGGTTACTGAATCTATAGCTAATAAGTTTATACCCCGTCAAAAAGCACATATTGATAGA